From the genome of Populus trichocarpa isolate Nisqually-1 chromosome 15, P.trichocarpa_v4.1, whole genome shotgun sequence, one region includes:
- the LOC18105774 gene encoding uncharacterized protein LOC18105774, producing the protein MPISLPSMDQDDIPMEETGSKILRKSIFTFLQNYQYFTSTAALLAFPFSASILLAHLLLDSSSSLLPVIYHRLTSLFQAAGFPPSSELLNLVNLKLSQTISLSILTLPFALTFLLIMKASVIQALNNNHKKPPSFYCVFSIFNPLLLTYICNSLLILSANATAFSLLFFTSNLFLENIGFGFHLFLSAAGAVVYSIILSHTIIICNLALVLSGVERIGGYLAILKACVMIRGRASTALSLALAVNIALAGVEALFRYRIVRTYRHIREAPSSLSIISEGTLIIYLYSILVVLETIVSCIFFKSCKATYSCIDQQGKYAYRINEIEEELENGGYIISLKV; encoded by the coding sequence ATGCCCATTTCCCTCCCATCAATGGATCAAGATGATATTCCAATGGAAGAAACAGGCAGCAAGATTTTGCGAAAATCAATCTTTACTTTCCTTCAAAACTATCAATACTTCACCTCTACCGCGGCCCTTCTCGCCTTCCCTTTCTCGGCCTCAATCCTCCTCGCACACCTGCTTCTTGACTCCTCCTCATCTCTCCTTCCAGTCATTTACCACAGGTTGACCAGTCTGTTCCAGGCGGCAGGATTCCCTCCCTCCTCGGAGTTGCTCAACCTTGTCAATCTCAAGCTCTCTCAAACAATCTCCCTTTCAATTCTTACGCTTCCCTTTGCCCTTACTTTCTTGCTCATCATGAAAGCATCTGTTATTCAAGCTCTCAATAATAATCACAAAAAGCCACCTTCTTTCTATTgtgttttttccattttcaatCCTCTCCTCCTCACCTACATATGCAATTCATTATTGATCCTCTCAGCGAATGCCACAGCTTTTTCTCTCTTATTCTTTACTTCTAATCTTTTCCTTGAGAATATTGGATTTGGCTTTCATCTCTTCCTCTCAGCTGCTGGAGCTGTTGTTTACTCCATCATCCTCTCCCATACAATCATAATATGCAACTTAGCGTTGGTCTTATCGGGCGTGGAAAGAATCGGAGGATACCTGGCCATTCTAAAAGCCTGCGTTATGATCAGGGGAAGGGCTTCAACGGCGTTATCACTTGCACTTGCTGTCAATATAGCCCTGGCAGGGGTTGAAGCATTGTTCCGATACCGGATTGTGAGAACTTATCGTCATATCCGTGAAGCACCAAGCTCTTTGTCAATAATTTCAGAGGGGACGCTTATCATCTACTTGTATTCAATTCTTGTTGTTCTTGAAACCATTGTCAGTTGCATCTTCTTCAAAAGCTGCAAGGCAACCTACTCTTGCATTGATCAACAAGGTAAATACGCTTACAGGATCAATGAAATTGAAGAGGAATTAGAAAATGGTGGTTATATTATTAGCTTAAAGGTGTAG
- the LOC18105773 gene encoding hexosyltransferase GAUT11: MRRRPAEYRRPVRRRLSQWIWALIGMFLIAGLVLFVFLHNHHEDQVNQPIMGEHAIKRGGFNFTKEILNASSFSRQLAEQMTLAKAYVIIAKEHNNLHLAWELSKKIRSCQLLLSKAAMRGEPITVEEAEPIISSLSYLIFKAQDAHYDIATTMMTMKSHIQALEERTNAATVQSTLFGQLVAEVLPKSLHCLKVKLINDWLKQLPLQNHAEEKRNSPRVVDNNLYHFCIFSDNILATSVVVNSTVCNADHPKQLVFHIVTNGISYGSMQAWFLTNDFKGATVEVQNIEEFSWLNASYAPVIKQIIHQDSRAYYFGADQDMKVEPKLRNPKYLSLLNHLRFYIPEIYPLLEKIVFLDDDVVVQKDLTRLFSLDLHGNVNGAVETCLETFHRYYKYINFSNPIISSKFDPQACGWAFGMNIFDLIAWRKENVTAQYHYWQEQNADQTLWKLGTLPPALLAFYGLTEPLDRRWHVLGLGYDMNIDDRLIDSAAVIHFNGNMKPWLKLAISRYKPLWERYVNQSHPYYQDCVTS, translated from the exons ATGAGGAGGCGACCGGCAGAGTACCGGCGTCCAGTTAGAAGGAGGTTATCGCAGTGGATCTGGGCGCTTATTGGGATGTTCTTGATTGCAGGAttggttttgtttgtgtttctcCACAATCATCATGAAGATCAGGTTAACCAGCCAATAATG GGTGAACATGCAATAAAACGCGGGGGTTTTAATTTCACCAAGGAAATATTAAATGCCAGCTCATTTTCACGGCAGTTGGCAGAACAAATGACACTTGCCAAGGCTTATGTCATAATAGCTAAGGAGCACAACAACCTTCATCTTGCTTGGGAACTGAGTAAAAAGATAAGAAGTTGCCAACTATTGCTTTCAAAAGCTGCCATGAGAGGGGAGCCCATAACAGTAGAAGAAGCAGAGCCAATAATCAGTAGCCTATCATATCTAATTTTCAAGGCACAAGATGCTCATTATGATATTGCAACCACCATGATGACAATGAAATCTCATATCCAAGCCCTAGAAGAGCGAACAAATGCAGCAACAGTTCAGAGTACACTCTTTGGTCAGTTAGTGGCTGAAGTTTTGCCCAAGAGTCTTCACTGCCTGAAAGTTAAGCTCATAAATGACTGGCTTAAGCAGCTGCCCCTCCAAAATCATgcagaggagaagagaaactCCCCTCGAGTTGTGGACAACAATCTCTATCATTTCTGCATATTTTCAGACAATATTCTGGCCACCTCTGTGGTGGTCAACTCCACAGTCTGCAATGCTGACCATCCAAAACAACTTGTTTTCCACATAGTAACAAATGGAATCAGCTATGGATCCATGCAGGCTTGGTTTCTAACTAATGACTTCAAAGGGGCCACTGTAGAAGTGCAGAATATAGAAGAGTTCTCTTGGTTGAATGCTTCTTATGCTCCTGTTATCAAACAGATCATTCATCAAGATTCAAGGGCCTACTACTTTGGGGCAGATCAAGATATGAAGGTTGAGCCAAAACTGCGGAACCCTAAGTACCTGTCTTTGCTCAATCATCTCCGCTTTTACATCCCTGAGATCTATCCGCTTCTGGAAAAGATTGTCTTccttgatgatgatgttgttgTCCAGAAGGATCTGACAAGACTGTTTTCATTGGATTTGCATGGGAATGTTAATGGAGCTGTGGAAACCTGTCTTGAAACATTCCATCGATATTATAAGTATATCAATTTTTCAAACCCAATCATCAGCTCTAAATTTGACCCGCAGGCATGTGGTTGGGCGTTTGGAATGaatatttttgatttgattGCATGGAGGAAGGAAAATGTGACTGCACAATATCATTACTGGCAGGAACAGAATGCTGATCAGACACTGTGGAAGCTGGGAACACTCCCCCCAGCCCTTCTAGCATTTTATGGACTGACTGAGCCGCTTGATCGGAGATGGCATGTGTTAGGATTGGGATATGATATGAACATTGATGACCGTCTGATTGACAGTGCTGCGGTTATTCACTTTAATGGGAACATGAAACCATGGCTTAAATTGGCCATTAGCAGGTACAAGCCTCTTTGGGAAAGGTATGTAAATCAGAGTCACCCGTATTACCAAGATTGTGTCACTAGTTGA